The following are encoded together in the Adhaeribacter arboris genome:
- a CDS encoding outer membrane beta-barrel protein: protein MKILFTFLLTIVTFQVFGQSFLLEGTIVDAKDNSVLPGASVLLTRLPDSVQSVVISNTAGKFAFQLNPGRYHLKISFLSYQTLERDLSISNAPVNLGNIALSADARQLKEVQVIGKTPTAVQKNDTTELNAKAFKTNPDANADDLVQKMPGISVQDGQVKAQGENVQRVLVDGKTYFGDDVNATLKNLPAEVIDKIQIFDEQSEQSKASGFDDGTRVKTLNIVTRTDRRNGQFGRVYAGAGTDGRYQAGGSINMFKPGQRLTILGQSNSINQQNFSGEDLIGVSNGSGQGGRGNRGSGGDRGGNGGDAGFAVPQTNGITQTYSAGLNYSDEWGKKIQVSGSYFGNYTDNDAFEKSFLQYVVNPGRLYNNESSITNAVTQNSNHRFNFRLEYELDSANTIFIRPRLSLQNRAANTDLTRTLGLDSTAVTRTVGQSRSDAVGINFNNEFNFRHQFAKRGRSLTIGLNTSFNNRSTDAYNQTATEQFNSTEDIAINQRNDQTVKGWSLNPSVTYSEPLTKFSQLQLNYSGIIQRNESDRRAYNFIPDEGYTSFDPRFSNTFVNENPQQRLGLGYRLRTPDNKINVNLNGSYQYSELNNKREYLTKNQFSRGFHNVVPSANFRYNINKQKNLRLFYSGATNPPAVEQLQDVTTISNDSLRFTVGNPNLNQYYRHFANIRYSAANLEKASTFFVGFNGAINQNAIVNETIIADTTTVIFGDTLVKNQQITRPRNLNGQYNVNGFLNYGLPIKAIKSNVNVDANAGFNKNPGYFNGLLNFSRTQTYGLGLSISSNISEKLDFTVGSNGNLSLTQNSAAPDQNTNYVIVNNRARLNWIFGKGLVLQTDFTQRIYSGLSSSFNQSYSLWNLSVGKKFFPKQNGDLRLLVYDLLNQNNSIQRNIYPTYIEDTETKTLRRYFMLTFTYTIRNYKGSNNNNSDGNFRPGNRENNQRRNDGFGPGNRGFSPGGEPRN, encoded by the coding sequence ATGAAAATACTTTTTACCTTCTTACTGACTATAGTAACTTTCCAGGTGTTCGGCCAATCTTTTCTATTGGAAGGCACCATTGTGGATGCCAAAGATAACTCGGTACTTCCCGGCGCTTCCGTTTTACTTACCCGGTTACCAGATTCGGTGCAATCGGTAGTAATCAGCAATACTGCGGGTAAATTTGCTTTTCAATTAAACCCGGGGCGTTACCACCTTAAAATTTCCTTTCTTAGTTATCAAACACTAGAACGAGATCTTAGTATTAGCAACGCCCCTGTTAATCTAGGAAATATTGCTTTATCAGCGGATGCCCGGCAGTTAAAAGAAGTTCAGGTAATTGGTAAAACACCCACGGCCGTACAAAAAAACGACACCACCGAGTTAAATGCTAAAGCTTTTAAAACCAACCCGGATGCCAACGCCGATGATTTAGTGCAGAAGATGCCGGGTATCAGCGTGCAGGATGGTCAGGTAAAAGCACAAGGCGAAAACGTGCAGAGGGTGCTGGTAGATGGTAAAACGTATTTTGGCGATGATGTAAATGCCACTTTAAAAAACTTGCCCGCCGAGGTAATTGATAAAATTCAAATTTTTGATGAGCAAAGCGAACAATCTAAAGCTTCCGGTTTTGATGATGGTACCCGGGTAAAAACATTAAATATTGTTACCCGGACTGACCGGCGAAACGGACAGTTTGGACGGGTATACGCGGGCGCTGGAACGGATGGGCGTTACCAGGCGGGCGGAAGTATAAATATGTTTAAACCCGGGCAAAGGCTTACTATTTTAGGACAATCTAATTCCATTAATCAACAGAATTTTTCCGGCGAAGATTTGATTGGCGTAAGTAATGGTAGCGGCCAGGGCGGACGAGGCAACCGGGGAAGTGGTGGTGACCGGGGCGGAAACGGGGGCGATGCCGGTTTTGCCGTACCTCAAACGAATGGGATTACCCAGACCTACTCGGCCGGCCTTAATTATTCCGACGAGTGGGGAAAGAAAATACAAGTAAGCGGCAGTTATTTTGGAAATTACACCGATAACGATGCTTTCGAAAAATCCTTTTTACAATACGTTGTGAATCCGGGCCGATTGTACAACAATGAAAGCTCGATTACCAATGCCGTTACTCAAAACTCCAATCACCGGTTTAATTTTCGATTGGAGTACGAGCTGGATTCGGCCAATACCATTTTTATCCGGCCGCGGCTAAGCTTGCAAAACCGGGCTGCCAATACCGATTTAACGCGAACGTTAGGCTTGGATAGTACCGCCGTAACCCGCACGGTGGGGCAGAGTAGATCAGATGCTGTAGGAATTAATTTTAATAACGAGTTTAATTTTCGGCACCAGTTTGCGAAAAGAGGCCGCTCGTTAACGATTGGTTTAAACACCAGTTTCAATAACCGCAGCACCGACGCCTACAACCAAACGGCCACCGAACAATTTAATTCCACGGAAGATATAGCTATCAACCAGCGTAACGACCAAACAGTGAAAGGCTGGAGCCTGAATCCATCGGTTACTTATTCGGAACCGTTAACCAAGTTTAGTCAGTTGCAATTAAATTACTCGGGTATTATTCAGCGTAACGAATCGGATAGAAGGGCTTATAACTTTATTCCCGACGAAGGATACACCAGCTTTGATCCGCGTTTTTCGAATACTTTTGTGAACGAAAACCCGCAGCAGCGATTAGGCTTAGGTTATCGCCTCCGGACTCCGGATAATAAAATAAATGTAAACCTAAATGGTTCGTACCAATATTCGGAATTGAACAATAAACGGGAGTATCTAACGAAAAATCAATTTTCTCGAGGCTTTCATAATGTGGTGCCCTCCGCCAATTTCCGTTATAACATTAACAAGCAAAAGAATCTCCGGTTGTTTTATTCCGGCGCCACTAACCCGCCGGCAGTGGAACAATTGCAAGATGTAACCACCATCAGCAACGATTCTTTGCGGTTTACAGTAGGTAATCCCAACCTAAACCAATATTACCGGCATTTTGCCAATATTCGGTACAGCGCTGCTAACCTCGAAAAAGCCAGTACTTTTTTTGTGGGTTTTAATGGGGCAATAAACCAGAATGCCATCGTAAACGAGACTATTATTGCCGATACTACTACCGTTATTTTTGGCGATACCTTAGTTAAAAATCAACAGATAACCCGACCGCGCAACCTAAACGGCCAGTACAATGTCAATGGCTTTTTAAATTATGGTTTGCCCATTAAAGCAATTAAAAGCAACGTAAACGTAGATGCTAACGCCGGTTTTAATAAAAACCCTGGATACTTTAATGGTTTACTTAATTTTTCCCGCACCCAGACTTACGGCTTAGGACTTTCGATAAGCAGTAATATCAGCGAAAAGCTCGATTTTACGGTTGGCTCAAATGGCAATCTTAGCCTCACGCAAAACTCGGCGGCTCCCGACCAAAATACCAATTACGTTATCGTAAATAACCGGGCCCGTTTAAACTGGATATTTGGCAAAGGCTTGGTGCTGCAAACTGATTTTACGCAGCGAATTTACTCCGGCTTAAGCAGTAGTTTTAACCAGAGCTACAGTTTATGGAATTTGAGCGTGGGTAAAAAATTCTTTCCAAAACAAAACGGCGACCTTCGGTTGCTCGTGTACGATTTACTTAATCAGAATAACAGCATCCAGCGGAATATTTATCCTACTTACATTGAAGATACCGAAACCAAAACGCTGCGCCGGTATTTTATGCTTACTTTTACCTATACTATCCGCAATTATAAGGGCTCTAACAATAATAATTCGGATGGTAACTTCCGACCCGGCAATCGCGAAAACAACCAACGGCGCAACGATGGGTTCGGACCCGGCAATCGGGGTTTCAGTCCGGGTGGTGAGCCGCGGAATTAA
- a CDS encoding S41 family peptidase, protein MIGETTGGGAHPQMPFSVGQGFVIFIPFARSFNSITQTDWEGRGVIPDVKTTALKALIKAQDLIFRNLLLTVTDQKEKNKYVYYINSLLVNDSNKLLPLNQLVLFAGTYGGLKIYLEKSQLSCKNNNNGGAVSELKLLSNKLFVLDKDAQIKFIKNRKGHYSAIKIFVNDGSVFEEKRTDNPL, encoded by the coding sequence GTGATAGGTGAAACAACCGGTGGTGGTGCACATCCCCAAATGCCGTTTTCGGTTGGTCAGGGCTTCGTAATTTTTATACCATTCGCCCGTTCTTTTAATTCCATTACGCAAACAGACTGGGAAGGAAGAGGTGTCATTCCGGATGTAAAAACAACAGCCCTAAAAGCATTAATTAAGGCCCAAGACCTTATATTCCGGAATTTATTATTAACAGTCACAGATCAAAAAGAGAAAAACAAATATGTATACTACATAAATTCTCTACTGGTAAACGATTCGAATAAACTACTCCCTTTAAATCAATTAGTTCTCTTTGCAGGAACTTATGGCGGGTTAAAAATTTACCTAGAGAAAAGCCAACTTTCTTGTAAAAACAATAACAACGGAGGTGCTGTTTCAGAATTAAAACTGCTATCTAACAAACTGTTTGTACTCGATAAAGATGCCCAAATAAAATTCATAAAGAACCGCAAAGGACATTATTCAGCGATAAAAATATTCGTTAACGATGGAAGTGTTTTTGAAGAAAAAAGAACCGATAATCCCCTTTAA
- a CDS encoding porin family protein has protein sequence MMKQKVQTGFILGMVFLSIAAFGQTKGSEFKKISDPKKTTKTYLDLMVNVVSTNLNYGGSNSSLADYKKSANGIQAGASFQAGITPGVSLVSELYFIKKGGKLKANNPLSDKESSIRLNTIELPLLARFHFGKFYMNAGPSLAYNLSGNKKIANLSTKLTFENSSEAFKRLDAGIQMGGGIEFPLKQRRISLDVRYSHGLTNIAYDQEIYNRALMISVHFSRPWKTNPLGSNRNS, from the coding sequence ATGATGAAGCAAAAAGTACAAACAGGATTCATACTAGGTATGGTTTTCCTATCAATAGCTGCGTTTGGTCAAACAAAAGGGTCAGAATTTAAAAAAATAAGCGACCCTAAAAAAACTACCAAAACCTATCTGGACCTGATGGTAAATGTGGTAAGTACAAATCTTAACTACGGCGGATCGAACAGCAGCCTGGCGGATTACAAGAAATCAGCGAACGGTATACAAGCCGGAGCTTCCTTTCAAGCAGGCATTACACCAGGGGTTTCGCTTGTTTCTGAGCTGTATTTTATAAAGAAAGGAGGCAAATTAAAAGCTAATAATCCTTTATCCGATAAAGAGTCCAGTATTCGTTTAAATACAATAGAATTGCCGCTGTTAGCTCGTTTTCATTTTGGTAAATTTTACATGAACGCCGGGCCATCTCTTGCCTATAATCTTAGTGGAAACAAGAAAATTGCTAATTTATCAACTAAACTCACTTTTGAAAATTCAAGTGAAGCATTTAAGCGTCTGGATGCTGGTATTCAAATGGGTGGAGGTATTGAGTTTCCGTTGAAACAAAGAAGAATTTCGTTAGATGTTAGATACTCGCATGGTTTAACCAACATCGCTTACGATCAGGAAATTTACAACAGGGCTTTGATGATTAGTGTACATTTTTCGAGACCCTGGAAAACAAATCCACTAGGAAGTAATCGAAATTCATAA
- a CDS encoding S41 family peptidase: protein MKFFKNYNLFFLSAFIMFYASSAQINKPKLVNIDSLINSISDSLSLHYIFPEKAVSISVYLQSQLKKNAYTGLLSNPQKRAEKIQQDINSVHHDPHLRLKFDTDFVSQKIYKPTSEDIKQAKRYWKENNYMFKRAEVLPGNIDYLPLNLFVDDIEAAKPTITAAFKFLYHTTALIIDLRENMGGSPEMVSQIESYFLKKRPP, encoded by the coding sequence ATGAAATTTTTTAAAAATTACAATTTATTTTTCCTGTCTGCTTTTATAATGTTTTACGCGAGCAGCGCCCAAATTAATAAACCGAAACTCGTTAACATTGATTCATTAATAAATTCTATTTCTGATAGTTTAAGCCTACATTATATTTTCCCCGAAAAAGCTGTAAGTATATCTGTTTACCTTCAATCGCAACTGAAGAAGAATGCTTATACCGGTTTGCTATCTAATCCTCAAAAGCGGGCTGAAAAAATACAGCAAGATATAAATAGCGTACACCATGACCCCCACCTGCGCCTAAAATTTGATACGGACTTTGTTTCCCAGAAAATTTATAAACCTACTTCTGAAGATATTAAGCAAGCTAAAAGATATTGGAAAGAAAATAATTACATGTTTAAAAGAGCCGAAGTACTTCCGGGAAACATTGACTATCTGCCTTTAAATTTGTTTGTGGATGATATAGAAGCTGCCAAACCAACCATTACGGCTGCTTTCAAATTTTTATACCATACCACTGCTTTGATAATTGATTTAAGGGAAAATATGGGCGGCAGCCCGGAAATGGTAAGCCAGATTGAAAGTTATTTTTTAAAAAAAAGACCCCCATGA
- a CDS encoding LytR/AlgR family response regulator transcription factor, translating into MDRYTCIIIEDEPLALEKTKDFVNKVPFLNLSATFDNALNGLTYLNNNKVDLLFLDINMDELSGIELLESSKIHSQVIITTAYQEYALKGYELQITDYLLKPFTFNRFLQAVNKAQENLSQRGIDKQLDSVFIKTENRLEKIIINDILYIEGMRDYVRIHTANKKIMTLQSFHELEQLLPAHLVCRVHKSYMVAINKIESIERSRIKIADQLIPVSET; encoded by the coding sequence ATGGATAGATATACCTGCATTATTATTGAAGACGAGCCACTTGCGCTTGAAAAAACGAAAGATTTTGTAAATAAAGTTCCCTTTTTGAATCTAAGTGCAACTTTCGACAATGCACTAAATGGGCTCACTTATCTGAACAACAACAAAGTAGATTTACTTTTTTTGGATATAAATATGGATGAATTATCGGGCATCGAATTGCTAGAAAGTTCTAAAATACACAGCCAGGTTATCATTACCACGGCCTACCAGGAATACGCCTTAAAGGGTTACGAACTACAGATAACAGACTACCTTTTAAAGCCATTTACCTTTAATCGCTTTCTGCAAGCTGTCAATAAAGCTCAAGAAAATTTAAGTCAAAGAGGCATCGATAAACAATTGGATTCTGTGTTTATAAAAACGGAGAACCGCCTCGAAAAAATCATAATTAATGATATCCTGTACATAGAGGGCATGCGAGATTACGTGCGTATTCACACGGCAAATAAAAAAATTATGACTTTGCAGAGCTTTCATGAACTGGAACAGTTGCTACCTGCTCATCTGGTGTGCCGTGTGCATAAGTCGTATATGGTTGCCATAAACAAGATCGAATCGATAGAGCGGAGTAGAATAAAAATTGCGGATCAATTAATTCCCGTTTCAGAAACATAA
- a CDS encoding DUF4386 domain-containing protein, whose protein sequence is MNANINTATLTANTTDRAPLSALRKTSLVAGVLYLLTFVSIPTLALYSAIHQPNYIVGDGPDTAVIFGGILEIIVALAGIGTAVTLYPVLKQQNESLALGLLASRILEAGTMFVGVAFLLSVVTLRQAGAGAEVLVTSQALVTLYDRIFLLGQSFLPAINDLLLGFLLYQSRLVPRVLSLIGIFGAVPLIAGYIGVLFGSIEQHAPMAGLSALLVAVFEFSLGIYLVLKGFKPSVITDQFFKLFNQTTVNKTYSNEIF, encoded by the coding sequence ATGAATGCAAACATAAATACCGCTACCTTAACAGCCAATACAACGGATCGTGCCCCGTTGAGCGCATTGCGGAAGACATCGTTAGTTGCCGGCGTACTTTACCTGCTCACCTTTGTTTCCATTCCCACTCTGGCGCTTTATAGTGCCATACACCAACCTAATTACATCGTTGGTGATGGTCCGGATACCGCCGTTATTTTCGGGGGTATCCTGGAGATAATCGTGGCACTTGCTGGCATCGGTACCGCTGTTACACTGTACCCCGTGCTCAAGCAGCAAAACGAAAGTCTGGCGCTAGGACTTCTTGCTTCCCGAATTCTGGAAGCCGGCACCATGTTCGTCGGTGTGGCCTTTCTTCTGTCGGTAGTAACTTTGCGACAGGCCGGTGCCGGAGCAGAGGTATTGGTTACTAGCCAGGCACTTGTTACCCTTTATGACCGCATCTTCCTACTTGGTCAAAGCTTTTTACCGGCGATAAATGACTTGTTGCTTGGTTTTTTGCTTTACCAATCACGCTTGGTGCCCCGGGTACTTTCTCTTATTGGAATTTTTGGAGCCGTTCCGCTCATAGCTGGCTATATCGGTGTGCTGTTTGGTAGTATCGAACAACATGCACCTATGGCAGGATTATCCGCGTTACTAGTCGCAGTATTTGAATTTTCGCTGGGCATCTATCTCGTTCTTAAAGGCTTCAAGCCTTCAGTAATTACCGATCAATTTTTTAAATTATTTAACCAGACCACCGTTAATAAAACTTATTCAAATGAAATTTTTTAA
- a CDS encoding CPBP family intramembrane glutamic endopeptidase, with the protein MIISITKQKILKSVWARIIFGLIICLASIIIGQQIFLKIPGIDLLQADSRNLIKGIFVSILAISSYWLFYSNYEKRAIRELSVNGFGKKLFAGILIGSGLQSLTILVISVYGSFKIIAINPVSTMIIPFTVAFTVAIIEEILLRGIVFRITEEKWGSTIALIISGATFGGLHLVNPHVTLLSVLCVTVVGVLLGAAYMYYKNLWVPIAIHFAWNFTQNGIFGAITSGNEKTSSLLTSEINGPKILTGGQFGPEGSIQAVLLCFIVAMVIIRQLHKQHKLVKFL; encoded by the coding sequence ATGATAATCAGCATTACCAAACAAAAAATATTAAAATCTGTATGGGCAAGAATAATTTTCGGCTTAATTATCTGCCTGGCATCAATAATTATCGGGCAACAAATATTCCTGAAAATACCCGGTATAGATCTACTACAAGCAGATTCAAGAAATCTTATCAAAGGTATCTTTGTTTCCATTTTAGCAATTAGCAGTTACTGGCTTTTTTACAGTAACTACGAAAAGAGAGCCATTAGGGAATTGTCGGTAAACGGGTTTGGAAAGAAATTATTTGCAGGAATATTAATTGGCAGTGGTTTACAATCCCTTACTATTTTGGTGATTTCTGTTTATGGCAGTTTTAAGATTATTGCTATTAATCCGGTTTCAACCATGATTATCCCCTTTACCGTTGCATTTACGGTTGCTATAATAGAGGAAATACTGCTGAGGGGAATTGTATTTAGAATTACAGAAGAAAAATGGGGCAGTACCATTGCGTTAATTATTTCGGGGGCAACTTTCGGGGGCTTACATTTGGTTAATCCTCACGTTACATTATTATCGGTTCTATGCGTAACAGTTGTAGGAGTTTTGCTGGGTGCAGCCTACATGTATTATAAAAACTTATGGGTGCCCATAGCTATTCATTTTGCCTGGAATTTTACTCAGAACGGAATTTTTGGCGCTATTACATCGGGAAACGAGAAAACCAGTAGTCTTTTAACATCAGAAATTAATGGTCCGAAAATTTTAACCGGTGGACAGTTTGGACCAGAAGGGTCGATACAAGCCGTATTGCTTTGTTTTATTGTTGCAATGGTTATCATTAGGCAACTACATAAACAACATAAATTAGTTAAGTTTCTTTAG